In Streptomyces sclerotialus, one genomic interval encodes:
- the paaN gene encoding phenylacetic acid degradation protein PaaN, whose product MSESVIDRADDRSSRRATDRAEFFIRHQDLLEQAVAAAGDRDHWSAYPESPSPKVYGEEAAPAGEAAFRAHLGSVFKLPGHPQSGTVAVAERSPYGLPLDVDYPRVTPEEAVAAAKAAAPAWRAAGPDARAGVAAEILSRLNAASFEIAHAVHHTTGQPFVMAFQAGGPHAQDRGLEAVAYAWAEQKKLPAVTRWTKPQRKGEPLVMEKTFTPVGRGVNLLIACNTFPTWNGYPGLFAGLVTGNPVIVKPHAGAVLPLAITVRIAREVLAEAGFDPDVVLLAAETADQRTAAELALHPDVRVVDFTGSKEFGNWLEEHARQAVVYTEKAGLNTVVLDSTDDYKGLLRNLAFSLSLYSGQMCTTPQNLLVPRDGIRTDQGTRTAAEFAEDLAGALDKLLGDPQRAAGTLGALVNDGVRVRLSEAAGVGRAVHPSETVAHPEYDGATLSTPHVALLDAAADAGTYTREWFGPVSFVIATDSTEHSLRLFTETVRAHGALTATVHATGEDVLEATRAAAFEAGVHLSENLTGAVFPNQTAAFSDFHGSAANPAASATLTDSAFITGRFDVLQSRRHVAPEPAGTTATEGN is encoded by the coding sequence TTGTCCGAGAGCGTCATTGACCGAGCCGACGACCGATCCTCCCGTCGCGCCACTGACCGAGCCGAGTTCTTCATCCGCCACCAGGACCTGCTGGAGCAGGCCGTCGCCGCGGCCGGCGACCGGGACCACTGGTCCGCGTATCCGGAGTCGCCGAGCCCGAAGGTGTACGGCGAGGAGGCGGCGCCCGCGGGCGAGGCCGCGTTCCGCGCCCACCTGGGCAGCGTCTTCAAGCTCCCCGGCCATCCGCAGAGCGGCACGGTCGCCGTCGCCGAGCGCTCTCCGTACGGCCTGCCGCTGGACGTCGACTACCCGCGCGTGACGCCCGAGGAGGCGGTGGCCGCGGCGAAGGCGGCGGCCCCGGCCTGGCGCGCGGCCGGCCCGGACGCCCGCGCGGGCGTCGCCGCCGAGATCCTGTCCCGGCTGAACGCCGCGAGCTTCGAGATCGCGCACGCGGTGCACCACACGACGGGCCAGCCCTTCGTGATGGCGTTCCAGGCGGGCGGGCCGCACGCACAGGACCGCGGCCTGGAAGCGGTGGCGTACGCCTGGGCCGAGCAGAAGAAGCTCCCGGCCGTGACCCGCTGGACCAAGCCGCAGCGCAAGGGCGAGCCCCTGGTCATGGAGAAGACCTTCACGCCCGTGGGCCGCGGGGTGAACCTGCTGATCGCGTGCAACACCTTCCCGACGTGGAACGGCTACCCGGGCCTGTTCGCCGGCCTGGTCACGGGCAATCCCGTGATCGTCAAGCCGCACGCGGGCGCGGTGCTGCCGCTGGCGATCACCGTCCGGATCGCCCGTGAGGTGCTGGCCGAGGCCGGCTTCGACCCGGACGTGGTGCTGCTCGCCGCCGAGACCGCCGACCAGCGCACCGCCGCCGAGCTGGCGCTCCACCCGGACGTCCGGGTCGTCGACTTCACCGGCTCCAAGGAGTTCGGCAACTGGCTGGAGGAGCACGCCCGCCAGGCCGTCGTCTACACGGAGAAGGCCGGCCTGAACACCGTCGTGCTGGACTCCACCGACGACTACAAGGGACTGCTGCGCAACCTCGCCTTCTCGCTGTCCCTCTACAGCGGCCAGATGTGCACCACCCCGCAGAACCTCCTGGTGCCGCGCGACGGCATCCGTACGGACCAGGGCACCCGCACCGCGGCCGAGTTCGCCGAGGACCTGGCGGGCGCGCTGGACAAGCTGCTCGGCGATCCGCAGCGGGCGGCCGGCACGCTCGGCGCGCTCGTCAACGACGGTGTACGGGTGCGGCTTTCGGAGGCGGCGGGCGTGGGCCGGGCCGTGCACCCCTCGGAGACCGTCGCGCACCCCGAGTACGACGGCGCCACGCTGAGCACGCCGCACGTCGCGCTGCTGGACGCGGCCGCCGACGCCGGGACGTACACCCGGGAGTGGTTCGGCCCGGTCTCCTTCGTGATCGCCACCGACTCCACCGAACACAGCCTGCGGCTGTTCACCGAGACCGTCCGGGCGCACGGGGCGCTCACCGCCACCGTGCACGCCACCGGCGAGGACGTCCTGGAGGCCACCCGCGCCGCCGCCTTCGAGGCCGGCGTCCACCTCTCGGAGAACCTCACCGGCGCGGTCTTCCCCAACCAGACCGCCGCGTTCAGCGACTTCCACGGCAGCGCGGCGAACCCGGCCGCCTCCGCCACGCTCACCGACTCCGCCTTCATCACGGGCCGGTTCGACGTGCTCCAGTCCCGGCGCCACGTCGCCCCGGAGCCGGCCGGCACCACCGCCACCGAAGGGAACTGA
- a CDS encoding thiolase family protein produces the protein MSDEVFLVDGVRTPQGRYGGALASVRPDDLAALVVGEAVRRAGAPAEAVDEVILGAANQAGEDNRDVARMAVLLAGLPHTVPGYTVNRLCASGLTAVASAAQAIRAGEADLVVAGGVESMTRAPWVMAKPGTPWAKPGEVHDTSLGWRFTNPRFAAADREVAGSGPETAKTTLSMGETAEEVAALDGITRAESDAFALRSHQRAVAAQEAGHFDREIVPVPVKGGKHGTDTEVTRDEGPRPGTTLDKLGTLRTIFRKDGVVTAGSSSPLSDGAAALLVASADAVQRYGLTPRARVVTSASAGLQPNLMGLGPVPATEKALGRADWKLSDLDAIELNEAFAAQSLAVVRRLGLDEEKVNADGGAIALGHPLGCSGARILLTLLGRLERENAHRGLATLCVGVGQGVAMLVERV, from the coding sequence GTGTCCGACGAGGTCTTCCTGGTCGACGGCGTCCGTACGCCGCAGGGCCGGTACGGCGGCGCGCTGGCCTCCGTACGCCCCGACGATCTGGCCGCTCTCGTGGTCGGCGAGGCGGTGCGCCGCGCCGGTGCTCCGGCCGAGGCGGTCGACGAGGTCATACTCGGCGCGGCCAACCAGGCCGGCGAGGACAACCGCGACGTGGCGCGGATGGCCGTACTGCTGGCCGGCCTGCCGCACACCGTGCCCGGGTACACCGTCAACCGCCTGTGCGCGTCCGGACTGACCGCCGTCGCCTCGGCCGCGCAGGCCATCAGGGCGGGCGAGGCGGACCTGGTCGTCGCGGGCGGCGTGGAGTCGATGACCCGCGCCCCCTGGGTCATGGCCAAGCCCGGCACGCCCTGGGCCAAACCGGGCGAGGTGCACGACACGTCGCTGGGCTGGCGGTTCACCAACCCCCGGTTCGCGGCGGCCGACCGCGAGGTGGCGGGGTCCGGGCCGGAGACCGCCAAGACGACGCTCTCCATGGGCGAGACCGCCGAGGAGGTCGCTGCCCTGGACGGCATCACCCGCGCCGAGTCGGACGCCTTCGCGCTCCGCAGCCATCAGCGGGCGGTCGCGGCGCAGGAGGCCGGCCACTTCGACCGCGAGATCGTCCCCGTGCCGGTCAAGGGCGGCAAGCACGGCACGGACACCGAGGTGACCCGCGACGAGGGCCCGCGCCCCGGCACCACCCTCGACAAGCTCGGCACGCTGCGCACGATCTTCCGCAAGGACGGCGTCGTGACGGCCGGTTCGTCCTCACCGCTGTCCGACGGCGCGGCCGCACTGCTGGTGGCGAGCGCCGACGCGGTCCAGCGGTACGGGCTGACGCCCCGGGCCCGCGTCGTCACCTCCGCCTCGGCGGGCCTCCAGCCGAACCTCATGGGCCTGGGACCGGTACCGGCCACGGAGAAGGCGCTCGGCCGGGCCGACTGGAAGCTCTCCGACCTGGACGCGATCGAGCTCAACGAGGCGTTCGCCGCGCAGTCGCTGGCCGTCGTCCGGCGGCTCGGCCTGGACGAGGAGAAGGTCAACGCCGACGGCGGCGCCATCGCCCTCGGCCACCCCCTCGGCTGCTCCGGCGCCCGCATCCTGCTGACCCTGCTCGGCCGCCTGGAGCGCGAGAACGCCCACCGGGGCCTGGCCACCCTGTGCGTCGGCGTCGGCCAGGGCGTCGCGATGCTGGTGGAGCGGGTATGA
- a CDS encoding enoyl-CoA hydratase/isomerase family protein codes for MSGTVTAGPGSASGAYETLRVEERHDRVVVTLYRPEARNAISGRMIAELHAVCDLLERDPRLLLLTGHGGVFAGGADIAELLRRGRDEALQGINSRLFERVRRLPMPTVAAVDGWALGGGAELSYACDIRIAGPDAVFGNPEPGLGILAAAGASWRLPELVGESVAKQVLLAGRNLDAPAALAAGLVMEVVPADELLARAHAVLDRMARSSATALRLTKLVMDAPGAHPVADDLAQAVLFEGQDKKDRMTRFLEKRGLEKRGPVEKGPVEKGPVEKGPAEKGPAEKGERS; via the coding sequence ATGAGCGGGACGGTGACGGCGGGGCCCGGCTCGGCCTCCGGTGCCTACGAGACGCTGCGCGTCGAGGAGCGGCACGACCGGGTCGTGGTGACCCTGTACCGGCCCGAGGCGCGCAACGCCATCAGCGGGCGGATGATCGCCGAACTGCACGCGGTCTGCGACCTGCTGGAGCGTGACCCGAGGCTGCTGCTGCTCACCGGGCACGGCGGCGTCTTCGCGGGCGGCGCCGACATCGCCGAACTGCTGCGCCGCGGCCGGGACGAGGCGCTGCAAGGCATCAACAGCCGGCTGTTCGAGCGGGTACGGCGGCTGCCGATGCCGACGGTGGCTGCGGTGGACGGCTGGGCACTGGGCGGCGGCGCCGAGCTGAGTTACGCCTGCGACATCCGGATAGCCGGGCCGGACGCGGTGTTCGGCAACCCCGAGCCGGGGCTGGGCATCCTCGCCGCGGCCGGTGCCTCCTGGCGGCTGCCGGAGCTGGTCGGCGAGTCGGTCGCCAAGCAGGTGCTGCTCGCCGGGCGGAACCTGGACGCGCCGGCGGCGCTCGCCGCGGGGCTCGTCATGGAGGTCGTCCCCGCCGACGAGCTGCTGGCGCGGGCGCATGCCGTACTGGACCGGATGGCGCGCTCCTCGGCGACCGCGCTGCGGCTGACCAAGCTCGTGATGGACGCACCCGGTGCGCATCCGGTCGCCGACGACCTCGCGCAGGCGGTGCTCTTCGAAGGGCAGGACAAGAAGGACCGGATGACGCGGTTTCTGGAGAAGCGGGGCCTGGAGAAGAGGGGCCCGGTGGAGAAGGGCCCGGTGGAGAAGGGCCCGGTGGAGAAGGGCCCGGCGGAGAAGGGCCCGGCGGAGAAGGGAGAGCGGTCGTGA
- a CDS encoding 3-hydroxyacyl-CoA dehydrogenase family protein, with protein sequence MGAGVAQSFAAAGSRVTVVESGAEAAAAALDRVATGLARAAERGRLAEPVEAVLARVTTVASPEELPADAALVVEAVPEDAALKAKVLAAAERAVSDDTVLATNTSSLSVTELSTALSRPARFLGMHFFNPVPASALIELVVAPDTADATLESALAWTRALGKTDVVVKDSPGFASSRLGLALGLEAVRMVEEGVAEPAAIDAAMSLGYKHPMGPLRLTDLVGLDVRLAIAEYLQATLGERFAPPALLREKVARGELGRKTGQGFYTWE encoded by the coding sequence ATGGGCGCCGGCGTCGCGCAGTCGTTCGCCGCGGCCGGCTCGCGGGTCACCGTCGTCGAGAGCGGTGCGGAAGCCGCGGCCGCCGCGCTGGACCGGGTGGCCACCGGGCTGGCTCGCGCCGCCGAGCGCGGCAGGCTCGCCGAGCCGGTGGAGGCGGTCCTGGCGCGGGTGACCACGGTCGCCTCCCCCGAGGAGCTGCCCGCCGATGCGGCGCTGGTCGTCGAGGCGGTGCCGGAGGACGCGGCCCTGAAGGCGAAGGTGCTGGCCGCGGCGGAGCGTGCGGTGTCCGACGACACCGTCCTGGCCACCAACACCAGCTCGCTGTCGGTCACGGAGCTGAGCACCGCGCTCAGCCGGCCGGCCCGCTTCCTCGGTATGCACTTCTTCAACCCCGTGCCCGCCTCCGCGCTGATCGAGCTGGTCGTCGCCCCGGACACCGCGGACGCCACCCTGGAGTCGGCGCTCGCCTGGACGCGTGCGCTCGGCAAGACCGATGTCGTGGTCAAGGACTCCCCCGGCTTCGCCAGCAGCCGGCTGGGCCTGGCGCTCGGCCTGGAGGCCGTCCGGATGGTCGAGGAGGGCGTGGCCGAGCCCGCCGCGATCGACGCCGCGATGAGCCTGGGCTACAAGCACCCCATGGGCCCCCTGAGGCTGACCGACCTGGTCGGCCTGGACGTACGCCTCGCCATCGCGGAGTACTTGCAGGCCACGCTGGGCGAACGGTTCGCGCCGCCCGCCCTGCTGCGCGAGAAGGTGGCCCGCGGCGAACTGGGCCGCAAGACGGGGCAGGGGTTCTACACATGGGAGTGA
- a CDS encoding enoyl-CoA hydratase/isomerase family protein has protein sequence MSPATTPGRSEGFGTGKAIGTEEPVGTGKSVGTDDLVGTSATPGTEATTSTRPTPGAVAGHGLAGHGVAYRLRDGVAVIELDRPDAGNALDTVMKQDLLAAVRRAADERDAVRAVLLTARGKAFCVGQDLKEHARALEEGPVAAFATVTEEYNPVVLALRALAPPVVVAVEGACVGAGLGLALCADIRVVAAGARFAPAFTGIGLAADTGLSASLAEAVGPSRAAGLFLLGDRFGSDEALDWGLAHRVVPDGAAAAEGLALARRLAEGPTLAYAEVKRLLRDARARTRGVRTRGACWSGRRRRRRPSARRTTIRRPSAPSSPASAPPSKGAERREPAEDCRRKAAGGRGALTVLRRALTVLRRARDRGPESGPRVRCHESQDASCHTRPNTPN, from the coding sequence GTGAGCCCGGCAACGACGCCCGGCCGGTCGGAGGGGTTCGGTACGGGGAAGGCGATCGGTACGGAGGAGCCGGTCGGTACGGGTAAGTCGGTCGGTACGGATGATCTGGTCGGTACATCGGCGACGCCCGGTACGGAGGCGACGACCAGTACTCGGCCGACACCCGGTGCGGTGGCGGGGCACGGCCTGGCGGGGCACGGCGTGGCGTACCGGCTTCGGGACGGCGTGGCGGTGATCGAACTGGACCGTCCGGACGCGGGGAACGCTCTGGACACCGTCATGAAGCAGGACCTGCTCGCCGCGGTGCGCCGGGCGGCGGACGAGCGCGACGCGGTACGGGCCGTGCTGCTCACCGCCCGCGGCAAGGCGTTCTGCGTGGGCCAGGACCTCAAGGAGCACGCGCGGGCGCTGGAGGAGGGGCCGGTGGCGGCGTTCGCCACGGTCACCGAGGAGTACAACCCGGTCGTACTGGCGCTGCGTGCGCTCGCCCCGCCGGTCGTGGTGGCCGTCGAGGGGGCGTGCGTGGGCGCGGGCCTGGGGCTCGCGCTCTGTGCCGACATACGGGTGGTGGCCGCCGGAGCCCGGTTCGCCCCCGCCTTCACCGGTATCGGGCTGGCCGCCGACACGGGCCTGAGCGCGTCGCTGGCCGAGGCGGTGGGGCCGTCCCGGGCCGCCGGGCTGTTCCTGCTGGGTGACCGGTTCGGCAGCGACGAGGCGCTGGACTGGGGGCTGGCCCACCGCGTGGTTCCCGACGGTGCGGCCGCGGCCGAAGGGCTGGCGCTGGCCCGACGCCTCGCGGAGGGCCCGACCCTGGCGTACGCCGAGGTCAAGCGGCTGCTGCGGGATGCGCGGGCGCGGACACGCGGGGTACGGACACGCGGGGCGTGCTGGAGCGGGAGGCGGCGGCGCAGACGGCCCTCGGCGCGACGCACGACCATCAGGCGGCCGTCCGCTCCTTCCTCGCCCGCGAGTGCCCCGCCTTCGAAGGGCGCTGAGCGGAGGGAGCCGGCGGAGGACTGCCGACGGAAGGCTGCCGGCGGCCGGGGGGCACTGACGGTGCTCCGCCGAGCGCTGACGGTGCTCCGCCGGGCGCGGGACCGGGGCCCGGAATCCGGGCCCCGCGTCCGTTGCCACGAATCGCAAGACGCCTCTTGCCATACACGGCCGAATACACCAAACTGA
- the paaA gene encoding 1,2-phenylacetyl-CoA epoxidase subunit PaaA, which produces MPSSASSSPGDTAAPPPEQDLQAHFDRTIARDQRVEPRDWMPEGYRKTLIRQIAQHAHSEIIGMQPEGAWITRAPSLRRKAILFAKVQDEAGHGLYLYSAAETLGADRDDLTQRLLEGRQKYSSIFNYPTPTFADVGVIGWFVDGAAICNQVPLCRSSYGPYARAMVRVCKEESFHQRQGYELLRTMMRGTQAQRDMVQDAVDRWWWPSLMMFGPPDDDSPNSAQSMAWRIKRHSNDELRQKFVDMTVPQAELLGVTLPDPELKWNEERGHHDFGTPDFAELMRVIKGDGPCNAERMARRRAAHEEGAWVREAAAAHAAKQARRGQPAERARQDEKEHAA; this is translated from the coding sequence ATGCCAAGCTCTGCCTCCTCGTCGCCGGGCGACACCGCGGCGCCGCCCCCGGAGCAGGACCTCCAGGCGCACTTCGACCGCACCATCGCCCGCGATCAGCGCGTCGAGCCCCGGGACTGGATGCCGGAGGGGTACCGCAAGACGCTGATCCGGCAGATCGCCCAGCACGCCCACTCCGAGATCATCGGCATGCAGCCGGAAGGCGCGTGGATCACCCGCGCCCCCTCGCTGCGCCGCAAGGCGATCCTCTTCGCGAAGGTCCAGGACGAGGCGGGCCACGGCCTGTACCTGTACTCAGCGGCAGAGACCCTCGGCGCGGACCGCGACGACCTCACCCAGCGGCTGCTGGAAGGGCGGCAGAAGTACTCCTCGATCTTCAACTACCCCACCCCGACCTTCGCCGACGTCGGCGTGATCGGCTGGTTCGTGGACGGCGCCGCGATCTGCAACCAGGTGCCGCTGTGCCGCAGTTCGTACGGCCCGTACGCGCGGGCGATGGTGCGGGTCTGCAAGGAGGAGTCGTTCCACCAGCGGCAGGGTTACGAGCTGCTGCGGACGATGATGCGGGGCACGCAGGCACAGCGCGACATGGTGCAGGACGCGGTGGACCGCTGGTGGTGGCCGTCCCTGATGATGTTCGGCCCGCCGGACGACGACTCCCCGAACTCCGCGCAGTCGATGGCCTGGCGCATCAAGCGGCACTCCAACGACGAGCTGCGGCAGAAGTTCGTCGACATGACCGTGCCGCAGGCCGAGCTGCTCGGCGTCACCCTCCCCGACCCCGAGCTGAAGTGGAACGAGGAGCGGGGGCACCACGACTTCGGCACGCCGGACTTCGCCGAGCTGATGCGGGTCATCAAGGGCGACGGGCCGTGCAACGCCGAGCGGATGGCCCGGCGCCGCGCGGCCCACGAGGAAGGCGCCTGGGTGCGCGAAGCAGCGGCGGCGCACGCCGCCAAGCAGGCCCGCCGGGGACAGCCGGCCGAGCGGGCCCGCCAGGACGAGAAGGAGCACGCCGCATGA
- the paaB gene encoding 1,2-phenylacetyl-CoA epoxidase subunit PaaB codes for MSGTQETQEARGGTQGRWPLYEIFVRSKRGLNHVHVGSLRAADDRMALTHARDLYTRRNEGVSIWAVRSDDIAASTPDEKDPFFEPSGDKVYRHPTFYDIPADVPHI; via the coding sequence ATGAGCGGGACGCAAGAGACACAGGAGGCGCGGGGCGGCACCCAGGGCCGGTGGCCGCTGTACGAGATCTTCGTACGGAGCAAGCGCGGGCTGAATCATGTGCATGTCGGGTCGTTGCGCGCCGCCGACGACCGGATGGCGCTCACCCACGCCCGGGACCTCTACACCCGCCGGAACGAGGGTGTCTCCATCTGGGCGGTGCGCAGCGACGACATCGCGGCGTCCACGCCGGACGAGAAGGATCCGTTCTTCGAGCCCAGCGGCGACAAGGTCTACCGCCACCCGACGTTCTACGACATCCCGGCGGACGTCCCGCACATCTAG
- the paaC gene encoding 1,2-phenylacetyl-CoA epoxidase subunit PaaC, with translation MAADISEAHDAADDHVYLSLADGDEGDARWAFGTGFADPLHGVPTALPEGVDPAVLAAVCVALGDDALISAQRLAEWCTRAPELEEEMALANIGLDLLGQARLLYARAGQADGTGRDEDAYAYFRDAADFRNIRLAELPRGDFACCVGRLLVQSAWRLALFERLAGCADPVLAAVAAKGVKELTYHRQYAAEWVVRLGDGTEESHRRMQAAWTELAPWLDELYADRTAEAFGAPAADVAEATRAVLGQVAAAAGLTAPEQVTAVPGSGRAGDRTEHLEPLLAELQEVARAHPEAAW, from the coding sequence ATGGCAGCCGACATCAGTGAAGCTCACGACGCGGCCGACGACCACGTGTACCTCTCACTGGCCGACGGCGACGAGGGCGACGCCCGCTGGGCCTTCGGCACGGGCTTCGCCGACCCGCTGCACGGCGTGCCGACGGCACTGCCCGAGGGCGTGGACCCCGCGGTGCTGGCCGCGGTCTGCGTGGCCCTCGGGGACGACGCGCTGATCAGCGCGCAGCGGCTGGCCGAGTGGTGCACCCGCGCCCCCGAGCTGGAGGAGGAGATGGCGCTCGCCAACATCGGCCTCGACCTGCTCGGCCAGGCCCGGCTGCTGTACGCCCGCGCCGGGCAGGCCGACGGCACGGGCCGGGACGAGGACGCGTACGCCTACTTCCGCGACGCCGCCGACTTCCGCAACATCCGCCTGGCCGAGCTGCCCCGCGGCGACTTCGCGTGCTGCGTCGGGCGGCTGCTGGTGCAGTCCGCATGGCGGCTGGCCCTCTTCGAGCGGCTGGCCGGCTGCGCGGACCCGGTGCTGGCGGCGGTGGCCGCCAAGGGCGTCAAGGAGCTGACGTACCACCGGCAGTACGCGGCGGAGTGGGTCGTCCGGCTCGGCGACGGCACCGAGGAATCGCACCGGCGCATGCAGGCGGCCTGGACGGAGCTGGCCCCCTGGCTGGACGAACTGTACGCCGACCGGACGGCCGAGGCCTTCGGCGCGCCCGCGGCGGACGTGGCCGAGGCGACCCGCGCGGTGCTCGGGCAGGTGGCCGCTGCCGCCGGGCTGACGGCCCCCGAGCAGGTCACCGCCGTACCGGGTTCCGGCCGTGCCGGGGACCGTACGGAGCATCTGGAGCCGCTGCTCGCGGAGTTGCAGGAGGTCGCCCGCGCCCATCCGGAAGCCGCGTGGTGA
- the paaD gene encoding 1,2-phenylacetyl-CoA epoxidase subunit PaaD, whose translation MRVAPEAVASRAERIASEVVDPELPMLTLAELGVLRGVEVAGDGSVTATLTPTYSGCPAMAEMRATLAARLRAAGYADVRIETVLDPPWTTDWISDEGRRKLAEHGIAPPGPAPRHSGGPVLLDLSPTRRAVPCPHCGSADTEELSRFGATSCRALRRCRSCREPYEHVKEI comes from the coding sequence TTGCGCGTAGCTCCGGAAGCGGTGGCGTCCCGTGCCGAGCGGATCGCCTCCGAGGTGGTGGACCCCGAGCTGCCCATGCTCACCCTCGCCGAGCTGGGCGTGCTGCGCGGCGTCGAGGTGGCCGGGGACGGCTCGGTCACCGCCACCCTGACCCCGACCTACTCCGGCTGCCCGGCCATGGCCGAGATGCGGGCCACGCTCGCGGCCCGGCTGCGCGCCGCCGGGTACGCCGACGTCCGCATCGAGACGGTGCTGGACCCGCCGTGGACGACGGACTGGATCTCCGACGAGGGCCGCCGCAAGCTCGCCGAGCACGGCATCGCCCCGCCGGGCCCCGCACCGCGCCACTCCGGAGGCCCGGTACTGCTGGACCTCTCGCCGACCCGCCGGGCCGTGCCCTGCCCGCACTGCGGCTCCGCCGACACCGAGGAGCTCTCCCGCTTCGGCGCCACCTCCTGCCGGGCGCTGCGCCGCTGCCGCAGCTGCCGGGAACCGTACGAGCACGTCAAGGAGATCTGA
- the paaE gene encoding 1,2-phenylacetyl-CoA epoxidase subunit PaaE, producing the protein MTAPTAPASPAQAAAPARRRPAFHSLRVAAVEPLTEDSAAVSFDVPEELAGEFAFAPGQSLTLRREIEGRDERRSYSICAPAGAAPRIGVRVVPGGLFSSWLVNDVRPGDTVEVMAPTGFFTPDLTVPGHHVLIAAGSGITPMLSIAASVLAADDTSRVTLFYGNRRTATVMFADELADLKDRFPARFQLGHVLSREPREAELLSGRLDADRLSALIGALVDVADADHWWLCGPHGMVRDAQQVLSGLGVPEGRVHQELFYADDEPVRETRHEEGTADGPVSEVTITLDGRTTTSPLPRDRAILDGAQQARPDVPFACKGGVCGTCRALIREGEADMRRNFALETNEVEAGYVLTCQTFPASDTLTVDFDS; encoded by the coding sequence ATGACCGCCCCCACCGCGCCTGCCTCGCCCGCCCAGGCGGCGGCCCCGGCCCGCCGGCGTCCGGCGTTCCACTCCCTCCGCGTCGCCGCCGTCGAGCCGCTGACCGAGGACTCCGCCGCCGTCAGCTTCGACGTACCGGAGGAGCTGGCCGGGGAGTTCGCGTTCGCGCCCGGCCAGTCGCTCACCCTCCGGCGGGAGATCGAGGGCCGCGACGAGCGCCGCTCGTACAGCATCTGCGCACCGGCCGGTGCCGCCCCGCGTATCGGTGTCCGGGTCGTGCCCGGCGGGCTGTTCTCGTCCTGGCTGGTCAACGACGTACGCCCCGGGGACACGGTCGAGGTGATGGCGCCCACCGGCTTCTTCACGCCGGATCTCACCGTCCCCGGCCATCATGTGCTGATCGCGGCCGGCTCCGGCATCACCCCGATGCTGTCCATCGCCGCGTCCGTGCTGGCCGCCGACGACACCTCGCGCGTCACGCTCTTCTACGGCAACCGCCGTACCGCCACGGTGATGTTCGCCGATGAGCTCGCCGACCTGAAGGACCGTTTCCCCGCTCGCTTCCAGCTCGGCCACGTGCTCTCCCGCGAGCCCCGCGAGGCCGAGTTGCTCTCCGGACGCCTGGACGCGGACCGCCTCTCCGCCCTCATCGGTGCACTGGTCGACGTGGCCGACGCCGACCACTGGTGGCTGTGCGGCCCGCACGGGATGGTCCGCGACGCGCAGCAGGTACTGTCCGGCCTCGGGGTGCCCGAGGGCCGCGTCCACCAGGAGCTGTTCTACGCCGACGACGAGCCGGTCCGGGAGACCCGGCACGAAGAGGGCACGGCCGACGGGCCGGTCAGCGAGGTCACCATCACCCTCGACGGCCGTACGACCACCTCTCCGCTCCCCCGCGACCGCGCCATACTGGACGGCGCCCAGCAGGCCCGCCCGGACGTCCCGTTCGCCTGCAAGGGCGGCGTCTGCGGCACCTGCCGCGCACTGATCCGCGAGGGGGAGGCCGACATGCGCCGCAACTTCGCCCTGGAGACCAACGAAGTCGAGGCCGGTTACGTCCTCACCTGCCAGACCTTCCCGGCCTCCGACACCCTGACGGTCGACTTCGACAGCTGA
- a CDS encoding TetR/AcrR family transcriptional regulator, whose protein sequence is MPRPASALRGHILESALHLFATRGFKGTSLHDIATLVGCSKASLLYHFTSKDAILTELLTPAGEGLTALDEQLAGLTGEEAARAAVTGYIDLALRFRRELKVLFEDIPAMTSHPALGICPGTVDRLLDALAGRSAEHSDVVAAYMVLGAVFITGASDVDVPDEELRTHLIRGALRTLGHAPR, encoded by the coding sequence ATGCCACGTCCTGCTTCCGCGCTCCGCGGGCACATCCTCGAATCGGCGTTGCACCTGTTCGCCACCCGCGGCTTCAAGGGCACATCGCTGCACGACATCGCCACCCTCGTGGGCTGTTCGAAGGCGTCCCTGCTGTACCACTTCACCAGCAAGGACGCGATACTGACCGAGCTGCTCACCCCGGCCGGCGAAGGCCTCACCGCGCTCGACGAGCAACTGGCCGGCCTGACGGGCGAGGAAGCCGCCCGTGCCGCCGTGACCGGTTACATCGACCTCGCCCTGCGCTTCCGGCGCGAGCTGAAGGTCCTGTTCGAGGACATCCCCGCGATGACCAGCCACCCGGCGCTGGGCATCTGCCCGGGGACCGTCGACCGGCTGCTGGACGCCCTGGCGGGCCGCTCGGCGGAGCACTCGGACGTCGTCGCGGCGTACATGGTCCTGGGCGCCGTCTTCATCACCGGCGCCAGCGATGTGGACGTACCGGACGAGGAGTTGCGTACGCATCTGATCCGGGGCGCCCTGCGGACGCTCGGGCACGCCCCTCGCTGA